A part of Desulfobaccales bacterium genomic DNA contains:
- a CDS encoding sirohydrochlorin cobaltochelatase produces the protein MGQKQRTWRWMLAAAMLTVFAALQANAADKPVIVLTAFGTTTEAFATYDHFEKKVRERFPGYELRWAFTSHKVRHKVAKEQSRELKDLGTVLKELKAQGHSRVAIQSLHIVPGEEWEKKIVAVVREVPGLKAALGKPLLSSQQDMERALKAVAATFPPKDGKTAVLLMAHGSPVPPGEKAYVSFARLLHSRYPHAFLASVEGKPEAKEAFAAVKKANPEKVVLMPFMFVAGDHVQNDLLGEEPDSWKNQLLKQKAYQIEGVTKGLGYNDGIVNIFLDHLAQALKEAEGKK, from the coding sequence ATGGGCCAGAAACAGAGGACATGGCGTTGGATGCTGGCGGCGGCGATGCTGACGGTCTTTGCGGCTCTTCAGGCAAATGCGGCGGACAAACCGGTCATCGTGCTCACCGCCTTCGGGACCACCACCGAGGCCTTCGCCACCTATGACCATTTTGAGAAGAAGGTGCGGGAGCGCTTCCCGGGCTACGAGCTCCGCTGGGCCTTCACCTCCCACAAGGTGCGCCACAAAGTGGCCAAGGAGCAGAGCCGGGAGCTCAAGGACCTGGGCACGGTGCTCAAAGAGCTCAAGGCCCAGGGCCACAGCCGGGTGGCCATCCAGTCCCTGCACATCGTTCCCGGGGAGGAATGGGAGAAAAAGATCGTGGCGGTGGTGCGGGAGGTGCCGGGGCTGAAGGCGGCTTTGGGGAAGCCGCTGTTGAGCAGCCAGCAGGATATGGAGCGGGCCCTGAAGGCGGTGGCCGCCACTTTCCCGCCCAAGGACGGCAAGACCGCGGTCCTCCTCATGGCCCACGGCAGCCCGGTGCCCCCGGGCGAGAAGGCCTACGTGAGCTTTGCCCGGCTCCTGCACTCCCGTTATCCCCATGCCTTCCTCGCCTCGGTGGAGGGCAAGCCCGAGGCCAAGGAGGCCTTTGCGGCGGTGAAGAAGGCCAATCCGGAAAAGGTGGTGCTCATGCCCTTCATGTTTGTGGCCGGGGACCACGTGCAGAACGATCTCCTGGGGGAGGAGCCCGACAGCTGGAAGAATCAGCTCCTCAAGCAGAAGGCTTACCAGATCGAAGGGGTGACCAAAGGGCTGGGCTACAACGACGGCATTGTCAATATCTTCCTGGACCATCTGGCCCAGGCGCTCAAGGAAGCGGAGGGGAAGAAATGA
- a CDS encoding PEP/pyruvate-binding domain-containing protein — MKVIKRSLKRLTGGAPESPPSARLASRYAHFQRLLKANNRALALMADMNEKLSGEFIFDMAYIRASVGELLEETRALAEALDGLGEGRYGKLKEAAARLGREVEALLEHRREIPAGPLVLDLAAVELSQAPLVGGKAANLGEVIRKLGLPVPPGFAITTAAYKKFLEHNHLSQRITELLKGWSLEDLDSLARVSEELKAIILAAQVPPELEKALAAAYEELCRRLGERPFLAVRSSAVGEDLAFTFAGQYVSFLNVPPDDLAARYKDILASLFTPRALFYYKDKGFNEEELAMGVVVMPLIRAKASGVLFTRQPEAPERDAVLVNAVWGLGTYAVGGKVQPDHYLAAYEPPGEILEQTIPAKPVRLVWRPEGGEVQEPVPPAEAAAPCLTREHLAHLVDWARRLEEYFRKPQDVEWALGEDGRLWLLQTRPLRVQARRAPSARPRLKQEYPVLLDSGKVACRGVGAGPVVLVKTDEDLRNFPPGGVLVSRFTSPKFVTVMRQAAAILTDAGSVTGHMALLAREFQVPTILDTGKATRVLTPGQLVTVDADYNNVYDGIIPELLEGRERRESDLADSPVFQVLKAVLQKVIPLNLINPRGENFTPEGCRTIHDIVRYGHEYAMRELFRMTELELGETGEVQELEADIPLKLRLLDLGGGLKRRRRRVRPSDIDSLPFKAFWQGLRSMPWPKPAPGVKSLSSVFVKDEAEVAQGADPWRDQSYVVLSRNYMNFSIRLGYHLSNVEAYVSEVLNDNYLTFSFRGGGSTPERRERRTRLIETIIDHMDLQHTRQGDFIEARLAKYPLEKMCQRLTLLGKLTVYTKQLDMALFSDGIVDWYIKEFLREHLHLPA, encoded by the coding sequence ATGAAAGTCATCAAACGCTCCCTCAAACGCCTCACCGGCGGCGCCCCCGAGTCCCCGCCCTCGGCCCGTCTGGCCTCCCGCTATGCCCATTTCCAGCGGCTGCTTAAGGCCAACAACCGCGCCCTAGCCCTCATGGCCGACATGAATGAGAAGCTCTCCGGGGAATTTATTTTTGATATGGCTTACATCCGGGCCTCGGTGGGGGAGTTGCTGGAGGAGACCCGGGCCTTGGCTGAGGCCCTGGACGGCTTGGGGGAGGGGCGCTACGGGAAGCTGAAGGAGGCCGCGGCCCGGCTTGGCCGGGAGGTGGAGGCCCTCCTGGAACACCGCCGGGAAATCCCCGCCGGGCCCCTGGTCCTGGACCTGGCCGCCGTGGAACTGTCCCAGGCGCCGCTGGTGGGGGGCAAGGCCGCCAACCTGGGGGAGGTCATCCGGAAACTGGGGCTGCCGGTGCCGCCGGGTTTCGCCATCACCACTGCGGCCTACAAAAAATTCCTGGAACACAATCATCTCTCCCAACGGATCACCGAGCTCCTCAAAGGCTGGAGCCTGGAGGACCTGGACAGCCTGGCCCGGGTGAGCGAGGAGCTCAAGGCCATCATCCTGGCGGCCCAGGTGCCCCCGGAGCTGGAGAAGGCCTTGGCGGCGGCCTATGAAGAGCTCTGCCGCCGCCTGGGCGAGCGGCCCTTCCTGGCGGTGCGCTCCAGCGCCGTGGGGGAAGACCTGGCCTTCACCTTCGCCGGCCAGTATGTGAGCTTTCTCAACGTCCCCCCCGACGACCTGGCGGCCCGCTACAAGGACATCCTGGCCAGCCTCTTCACCCCCCGGGCCCTGTTCTATTACAAAGACAAGGGTTTCAACGAGGAGGAGCTGGCCATGGGGGTGGTGGTCATGCCCCTCATCCGGGCCAAGGCCAGCGGGGTGCTCTTCACCCGTCAGCCCGAGGCGCCGGAGCGGGACGCCGTCCTGGTGAACGCCGTCTGGGGCCTGGGCACGTACGCGGTGGGCGGCAAGGTGCAGCCCGATCATTACCTGGCCGCCTATGAGCCGCCGGGGGAGATCCTGGAACAGACCATTCCTGCCAAGCCCGTGCGGCTGGTATGGCGGCCGGAGGGCGGGGAAGTGCAGGAGCCGGTGCCGCCGGCGGAAGCGGCCGCGCCCTGCCTCACCCGGGAGCATCTGGCCCACCTGGTGGACTGGGCCCGCCGCCTGGAGGAGTATTTCCGCAAGCCCCAGGATGTGGAGTGGGCCCTGGGGGAGGACGGCCGCCTGTGGCTCCTGCAGACCCGCCCCTTAAGGGTCCAGGCCCGCCGGGCTCCCTCGGCCCGCCCCCGGCTGAAACAGGAATACCCGGTGCTCCTGGACTCCGGCAAGGTGGCCTGCCGGGGGGTGGGCGCCGGGCCCGTGGTCCTGGTGAAGACCGATGAGGACCTGAGAAACTTCCCCCCCGGCGGGGTGCTGGTGTCCCGCTTCACCTCCCCCAAGTTCGTCACCGTCATGCGCCAGGCCGCGGCCATCCTCACCGACGCAGGGAGCGTCACCGGCCACATGGCGCTTTTGGCCCGGGAATTCCAGGTGCCCACCATCCTGGACACCGGCAAGGCCACCCGGGTCCTCACCCCCGGCCAGCTGGTCACCGTGGATGCAGACTACAACAACGTCTATGACGGGATTATTCCGGAATTGCTGGAAGGCCGGGAGCGCCGGGAGAGCGACCTGGCGGACAGCCCCGTCTTTCAGGTCCTCAAGGCGGTGCTCCAGAAGGTCATCCCCCTGAATCTCATCAATCCCCGGGGAGAGAATTTCACCCCTGAGGGCTGCCGCACCATCCACGACATTGTGCGCTACGGCCATGAATACGCCATGCGGGAGCTCTTCCGCATGACCGAGCTGGAGCTCGGCGAAACCGGGGAGGTGCAGGAGCTGGAGGCGGACATCCCCCTGAAGCTGCGCCTCCTGGACCTGGGGGGCGGGCTCAAACGTCGGCGCCGGCGGGTTCGGCCCTCCGACATCGACTCCCTCCCCTTCAAGGCCTTCTGGCAGGGCTTGAGGAGCATGCCCTGGCCCAAACCGGCCCCGGGGGTAAAAAGCCTTTCTTCCGTCTTTGTCAAGGATGAGGCGGAGGTGGCCCAAGGGGCCGACCCCTGGCGGGACCAGAGCTATGTGGTGCTCTCCAGAAACTACATGAACTTCAGCATCCGCCTGGGCTACCACCTCTCCAACGTGGAGGCCTATGTCTCCGAGGTGCTGAACGACAACTACCTCACCTTCAGTTTCCGGGGGGGCGGCTCCACCCCCGAGCGCCGGGAGCGCCGCACCCGCCTCATCGAGACCATCATCGACCACATGGACCTGCAGCACACCCGCCAAGGCGACTTCATCGAGGCCCGTCTGGCCAAATACCCCCTGGAGAAGATGTGCCAGCGCCTCACCCTGCTGGGGAAGCTCACGGTTTATACCAAACAATTGGACATGGCGCTGTTCTCCGACGGCATCGTGGACTGGTATATCAAGGAATTCCTCCGGGAGCACCTGCATCTGCCCGCCTGA
- a CDS encoding class I SAM-dependent methyltransferase produces the protein MEEFSLNVERLRDILHYAKPFGHHEHAKTLNLGFGFLYYGVARSIRPQHVLVIGSGYGFSVVCLALGLKDNGKGRLSFVDPSYSLIKNGPLATIGGRGYWDDENQVRRHFERFGVAEIVRHYKLRSDEFFPRYAELGLPPIDLAFIDGSHAFKDVKYDFLQVLEHSRKNTYIFLHDTNIYIRELLRHAGVKRWLRLLKQQEQAFEVVNFPFSSGVALVRVLSPAAGKELN, from the coding sequence ATGGAAGAGTTCAGCCTCAATGTGGAACGCCTCCGGGACATCCTGCACTACGCCAAACCCTTCGGCCATCACGAGCACGCCAAAACCCTGAACCTGGGCTTCGGCTTCCTCTACTATGGGGTGGCCCGGTCCATCCGGCCGCAGCACGTCCTGGTCATCGGCTCGGGCTACGGCTTCAGCGTCGTCTGCCTGGCCCTGGGGCTCAAGGACAACGGCAAAGGCCGCTTGAGCTTCGTGGACCCGTCCTACTCCCTGATCAAAAACGGGCCGTTGGCCACCATCGGCGGCCGGGGCTACTGGGACGATGAAAATCAGGTGCGCCGGCATTTCGAGCGCTTCGGGGTGGCGGAGATTGTCCGCCATTATAAACTCCGCAGCGATGAATTCTTCCCCCGCTACGCCGAGCTGGGGCTGCCGCCCATCGATCTGGCCTTCATTGACGGCAGCCATGCCTTCAAGGACGTCAAATACGACTTCCTCCAGGTGCTGGAGCACTCCCGCAAAAACACCTACATCTTCCTGCATGACACCAACATCTACATCCGGGAGCTTTTGCGCCACGCCGGGGTCAAAAGGTGGCTTCGCCTCCTCAAGCAGCAGGAGCAGGCCTTCGAGGTGGTGAACTTCCCCTTCTCTTCGGGGGTGGCCCTGGTGAGGGTGCTGTCGCCCGCAGCGGGAAAGGAGCTGAATTGA
- a CDS encoding response regulator: MGRILAVDDELDMLSLLKMMVEGYTDHQVVVTNNPLEAKELLTKERFDLVLTDLKMPGMDGMELLEFARQQDPDLLVLVITAFGSLETAEEAMAKGAFDYITKPFRKEQLLLAIDKAMRWRELVEQNKALRRQLEGGTP, from the coding sequence ATGGGACGCATTCTGGCAGTGGACGACGAGTTGGACATGCTCTCCCTGCTGAAGATGATGGTGGAAGGCTACACCGACCATCAGGTGGTGGTCACCAACAACCCCCTGGAAGCCAAGGAGCTGCTGACAAAGGAGCGTTTCGACCTGGTGCTCACCGACCTCAAGATGCCGGGCATGGACGGCATGGAGCTCCTGGAGTTTGCCCGGCAGCAGGACCCCGACCTCCTGGTGCTGGTGATCACCGCCTTCGGCTCCCTGGAGACCGCCGAGGAGGCCATGGCCAAGGGTGCCTTCGATTACATCACCAAGCCCTTCCGCAAGGAGCAGTTGCTTTTGGCCATCGACAAGGCCATGCGCTGGCGGGAGCTGGTGGAGCAGAACAAGGCCCTGCGCCGCCAACTGGAGGGCGGCACCCCTTAG
- a CDS encoding carbonic anhydrase: MATIGTTLSAQEVWQRLLEGNMRFVQGFFKGRDLLDLRRSLTRGQSPMAAVLCCSDSRVPAEIIFDQTLGDLFVVRTAGLVLEPASLGSLEYAVAHLHVPLVVIKGHEACGAVTAAVQHPDLEEGHITAVVKEIAPAAAQAKAQGLTGPELVEAATVAHLQRLKEKLSRDSVIIREALAAGRLHLVVSKYYLSNGQVEVLDRTW, encoded by the coding sequence ATGGCAACCATAGGAACGACTCTCAGCGCCCAGGAAGTCTGGCAGCGGCTGCTGGAAGGCAACATGCGCTTCGTCCAGGGTTTCTTCAAGGGGCGGGACCTCCTGGACCTGCGCCGCTCCCTCACCCGGGGGCAGAGCCCCATGGCGGCGGTGCTCTGCTGCTCGGACTCCCGGGTGCCGGCGGAAATCATCTTCGACCAGACCCTGGGGGACCTCTTCGTGGTGCGCACCGCCGGCCTGGTGCTGGAACCTGCGAGCTTGGGCAGCCTGGAATATGCGGTGGCCCACCTGCATGTGCCTCTGGTGGTGATTAAAGGCCACGAAGCGTGCGGCGCGGTGACCGCGGCAGTGCAGCACCCGGACCTGGAGGAAGGGCACATCACCGCGGTGGTGAAGGAGATCGCCCCGGCCGCGGCCCAGGCCAAGGCCCAGGGACTGACCGGCCCGGAGCTGGTGGAGGCGGCCACCGTGGCCCATCTTCAGCGGCTTAAGGAGAAGCTGAGCCGGGACAGCGTCATCATCCGGGAGGCCCTGGCCGCCGGCCGCCTGCACCTGGTGGTGAGCAAATACTACCTCAGCAATGGGCAGGTGGAAGTTCTGGACCGCACCTGGTGA
- a CDS encoding phosphatidylserine decarboxylase, translating to MNPGWLAVPAALAAGYLYWRYVWFFRNPPRRIPPGENLVSPADGTVVYARVAAAEEDVILIKAGRRATLTDIARYDLSVPRVHIGVFMSPWDVHYNRAPLAGEVAAITYFPPQGRNYPMTPMQWRTLLQRPPLYRNSRHLLTNERLVTTLRGTFLGQEVHCQVVQIAGWRVRGIDSYTQVGARLEKGAIFGMIRIGSQVDVVLPYHPDMELRVRPGEKVRAGETVLIAAKRGES from the coding sequence TTGAACCCGGGTTGGCTGGCCGTCCCCGCCGCTCTGGCGGCAGGCTATCTCTATTGGCGCTACGTCTGGTTTTTCCGCAACCCGCCCCGGCGCATTCCCCCCGGGGAGAACCTCGTCAGCCCGGCGGACGGCACCGTGGTCTATGCCCGGGTGGCGGCGGCCGAAGAGGACGTCATCCTCATCAAGGCAGGCCGCCGGGCGACGCTGACGGACATCGCCCGCTATGACCTGAGCGTCCCCCGGGTGCACATCGGGGTCTTCATGAGCCCCTGGGATGTGCACTACAACCGGGCGCCCCTGGCCGGGGAGGTGGCGGCCATCACCTATTTTCCGCCCCAGGGCCGCAACTATCCCATGACCCCCATGCAGTGGCGCACGCTTCTCCAGCGGCCGCCGCTGTATCGCAACTCCCGCCACCTGCTCACCAACGAGCGCCTGGTCACCACCCTCAGGGGCACCTTTCTGGGGCAGGAGGTACACTGCCAAGTGGTGCAGATCGCCGGCTGGCGGGTCAGGGGCATTGACAGCTACACCCAAGTGGGCGCCCGGCTGGAGAAAGGCGCCATCTTCGGCATGATCCGTATCGGCTCCCAGGTGGATGTGGTGCTGCCCTACCACCCGGACATGGAGCTCAGGGTCCGCCCTGGCGAGAAGGTGCGGGCCGGGGAAACCGTTCTCATTGCCGCAAAGCGAGGGGAGTCATGA
- a CDS encoding TolC family protein, whose translation MRSLVLAGVILLCLGHFSPVAGAEPLTLEEAILLAMKHHPGLKAAGLEVTAAEAEVAKARARFLPRLDFAETYTYSNSPSQVFMSKLNQRRFAGQDFLLDNLNHPSPYGNFRAGLTLSQPLFQAGEATLGYQQAKLGREMAQAQALKRRQEVIFQVIRAYYGLHLARERHQVLSQALETARRHRQLVQQRYDAGAVIRADVLSAEVHLAKMKQEELSAAAQVGVSQSALNTAVGRPDTAARPLAPAPREPAPLPRSLEELLHTAQARRPDLQELKLAAQSAQKETAKARLNYLPRARLVAEYDVDQRRLFGPSGDSFTVMALLHFNLFNGLADLARQREAAAREAKVRELERELVDHIRHQVTEAALHLKTARERYQVAKTVVAEAQESLRLIRLRYQEGLTLLLDLLTAEDAAKEAELRRLQALFDTHLAHAGLELALGTLSGPPEGTAQLKGSDVQGKGATP comes from the coding sequence GTGCGCAGTCTAGTCCTTGCCGGCGTTATCCTCCTGTGCCTGGGCCACTTCAGCCCCGTGGCAGGCGCAGAGCCCCTGACCCTGGAGGAGGCTATCCTCCTGGCGATGAAGCATCATCCGGGCCTCAAGGCCGCGGGCCTGGAGGTCACCGCCGCCGAGGCGGAGGTGGCCAAGGCCCGGGCCCGCTTCCTCCCCCGCCTGGATTTCGCCGAGACTTATACCTACTCCAACAGCCCCTCCCAGGTCTTCATGAGTAAGCTGAACCAACGGCGCTTTGCCGGGCAGGACTTTCTCCTGGACAACCTTAATCATCCCTCCCCGTATGGCAATTTCCGGGCCGGGCTCACTTTGAGCCAGCCCTTGTTCCAGGCCGGGGAGGCCACGCTGGGCTATCAGCAGGCCAAGCTTGGCCGGGAGATGGCCCAAGCCCAGGCCCTCAAACGGCGTCAGGAGGTCATCTTCCAGGTCATCCGGGCATACTATGGCCTGCACCTGGCCCGGGAACGCCACCAGGTTTTGAGCCAGGCCCTGGAGACCGCCCGGCGGCACCGGCAATTGGTGCAGCAACGCTACGACGCCGGGGCGGTGATCCGGGCGGATGTGCTTTCCGCCGAGGTGCACCTGGCCAAGATGAAACAGGAGGAGCTCAGCGCCGCGGCCCAGGTGGGAGTGAGCCAAAGCGCTCTCAACACTGCGGTGGGCCGGCCTGACACCGCCGCCCGGCCGCTGGCCCCCGCCCCCCGGGAACCGGCGCCGCTGCCGAGGTCATTGGAGGAACTCCTACACACCGCCCAAGCACGGCGGCCGGACCTTCAGGAGCTGAAGCTGGCGGCCCAGTCGGCCCAGAAAGAGACCGCCAAGGCCCGCCTGAATTACCTCCCCCGGGCCCGGCTGGTGGCGGAATACGATGTGGATCAGCGCCGCCTGTTCGGCCCCTCCGGCGACAGTTTCACCGTCATGGCCCTCCTCCACTTCAATCTGTTCAATGGCCTGGCGGATCTGGCCCGCCAGCGGGAGGCCGCCGCCCGGGAGGCCAAGGTCCGGGAGCTGGAGCGGGAACTTGTGGACCACATCCGACATCAGGTGACCGAGGCGGCCCTGCACCTCAAAACCGCCCGGGAGCGCTATCAGGTGGCCAAAACGGTGGTGGCCGAGGCCCAGGAGAGCCTGCGCCTCATCCGCCTCCGGTATCAGGAGGGCCTCACGCTGCTGTTGGACCTCCTGACCGCCGAGGATGCCGCCAAGGAGGCGGAGCTCCGGCGCCTGCAGGCCCTCTTCGACACCCACCTGGCCCACGCCGGCCTGGAGCTGGCCCTGGGGACCTTAAGCGGCCCCCCGGAGGGCACCGCCCAACTCAAGGGCTCCGACGTCCAAGGGAAAGGGGCGACACCATGA
- a CDS encoding glycosyltransferase has protein sequence MKIDLHVHSRYSTRPSQWVLQKLGCQECYTEPLVLYRTAKARGMHQVTVTDHNVIDGCLELAHLPDTFISEEITTYFPEDGCKVHVLAYDLTEPDHREIQRRRENIFDLVSYLQERQIFHTLAHPFWSVNGKLTPAHFEKLLLLFENFELNGGRDHRLNDGLKLLFSLITPTDLEELAESHRLPVMARRLWPKRFTGGSDDHSSLHIGRMFTEVPGAARRAVFFQGVAQGQGLVGGQASSPLTLGHNIYSIAYQFYRQKYRLGEGVHKDLLLFFLEKYLHRPEVAAPGGTRIFQYYLERFRTWVKSAPPEENVVQLIKKEAARISCPEDNSETQWYTMVSQMAEAVLKHCHRHFRQALHQADLIKLLNVLSSQGLIYAGLAPYFAAYSSFAADRKLAAEIVEAWRERQLRNPQDHRRLQLAHFTDTFYEINGVSLTLNRQVEAARRFGKPYTIITCETGSQPSRPGVRNFVPLGVFHLPGYPEMKLFHPPVLEILRYCYDHNVTHLKAATPGPMGLTALAVGRLLKLPVWGTYHTALPQYALHITEDPTLVTWMWKYLLWFYQQLEVVLVPSAATAQELTQAGLPAEKIRLYPRGVDAGQFTPEKRNGFFERRFGLRDRVILLYVGRVSREKNLELLGQVFRELYPRHPELHLVVVGDGPYLPEMQSSLAEAPVTFTGYLEGESLAEAYASSDVFVFPSTTDTFGNVVLEAQASGLPVIVTDIGGPRENVLPGETGIVVPGNDPAGLMEAILHLARSPERRRQMGQAARNYAESRSFEQAFLSAWEMYEGLAFPERP, from the coding sequence ATGAAGATCGATTTGCATGTGCATTCCCGTTACTCCACCCGACCATCCCAATGGGTGCTGCAGAAGCTGGGGTGCCAGGAGTGCTACACCGAGCCCCTGGTCCTTTACCGCACCGCCAAGGCCAGGGGCATGCACCAGGTGACCGTCACCGACCACAACGTCATTGACGGCTGCCTGGAGCTGGCCCACCTGCCGGACACCTTCATCAGCGAGGAGATCACCACCTATTTCCCGGAAGACGGCTGCAAGGTCCATGTCCTGGCCTACGACCTCACGGAGCCAGACCACCGGGAGATCCAGCGGCGGCGGGAAAACATCTTCGATCTGGTGTCTTATCTCCAGGAACGGCAGATTTTTCACACCCTGGCCCACCCCTTCTGGTCGGTGAACGGCAAGCTCACCCCGGCCCACTTTGAGAAATTGCTCCTGCTCTTTGAGAACTTCGAGCTCAACGGCGGCCGGGATCATCGCCTGAATGACGGCCTGAAGCTCCTGTTCTCTCTCATTACCCCCACGGACCTGGAGGAACTGGCGGAGAGCCACCGCCTGCCGGTCATGGCCCGCCGTCTGTGGCCCAAGCGCTTCACCGGCGGTTCCGACGACCACAGCTCCCTCCATATCGGCCGCATGTTCACGGAAGTGCCCGGGGCCGCCCGCCGGGCGGTCTTCTTCCAGGGCGTGGCCCAGGGGCAGGGGCTGGTGGGGGGCCAAGCCTCCTCGCCCCTGACCTTGGGGCACAACATTTACAGCATCGCCTACCAGTTTTACCGGCAGAAATACCGCCTGGGGGAGGGGGTGCACAAGGACCTCCTCCTCTTTTTCCTGGAGAAGTACCTGCATCGGCCCGAAGTCGCGGCCCCGGGCGGCACCCGCATCTTCCAGTATTATCTGGAGCGCTTCCGGACCTGGGTGAAATCCGCCCCGCCCGAGGAAAATGTGGTGCAGCTCATCAAGAAGGAGGCGGCCCGCATCTCCTGCCCCGAGGATAACTCGGAGACCCAGTGGTATACCATGGTCTCCCAGATGGCGGAGGCGGTCTTGAAACATTGCCACCGGCATTTCCGCCAGGCCCTGCACCAGGCCGACCTCATCAAGCTCCTCAATGTGCTCTCCTCCCAGGGGCTGATCTATGCCGGGCTCGCCCCTTACTTCGCCGCCTACTCCTCTTTTGCGGCGGACCGGAAGCTGGCAGCGGAGATTGTCGAAGCCTGGCGAGAGCGGCAACTTAGAAATCCCCAGGATCATCGCCGCCTGCAGCTGGCCCACTTCACGGACACCTTCTACGAGATCAACGGCGTCAGCCTCACCCTGAACCGCCAGGTGGAGGCGGCCCGGCGCTTCGGCAAGCCCTACACCATCATCACCTGCGAGACCGGCTCCCAGCCCTCCCGGCCGGGGGTGCGCAACTTTGTTCCCCTGGGCGTCTTTCACCTGCCGGGCTACCCGGAGATGAAGCTCTTTCACCCGCCGGTGTTGGAGATTCTCCGCTACTGCTACGACCACAACGTCACCCACCTCAAGGCCGCCACCCCCGGACCCATGGGGCTCACCGCCTTAGCGGTGGGCCGCCTCCTCAAGCTGCCGGTGTGGGGCACCTATCACACCGCTCTGCCCCAGTATGCCCTGCATATCACCGAGGACCCCACCCTGGTGACCTGGATGTGGAAGTATCTTTTGTGGTTTTACCAGCAGCTGGAGGTGGTGCTGGTGCCTTCCGCCGCCACCGCCCAGGAGCTCACCCAGGCGGGCCTGCCGGCGGAGAAGATCCGCCTCTATCCCCGGGGGGTGGACGCCGGCCAGTTCACCCCGGAGAAGCGCAACGGCTTTTTCGAACGCCGCTTCGGCCTCCGGGACCGGGTCATTCTTCTTTATGTGGGGCGGGTCTCCCGGGAGAAGAACCTGGAGCTGTTGGGCCAGGTGTTCCGGGAGCTTTATCCCCGGCACCCGGAGCTGCACCTGGTGGTGGTGGGGGACGGCCCATATCTTCCGGAGATGCAAAGCAGCTTAGCCGAGGCGCCGGTCACCTTCACCGGCTATCTGGAAGGGGAGAGCCTGGCCGAGGCCTATGCCTCCAGCGATGTCTTCGTCTTCCCCAGCACCACCGACACCTTCGGCAATGTGGTCCTGGAGGCCCAGGCCAGCGGGCTGCCCGTCATCGTCACCGACATCGGTGGCCCCCGGGAAAACGTGCTCCCCGGCGAGACGGGGATCGTGGTGCCGGGAAATGACCCCGCCGGCCTCATGGAGGCCATCCTGCACCTGGCCCGCTCTCCGGAGCGCCGCCGGCAGATGGGCCAAGCGGCTAGGAATTATGCCGAGTCCCGCTCCTTTGAGCAGGCTTTTCTTTCGGCCTGGGAGATGTACGAGGGGCTGGCCTTCCCGGAGCGGCCGTGA